In Novosphingobium sp. P6W, a genomic segment contains:
- a CDS encoding cyclic nucleotide-binding domain-containing thioredoxin-disulfide reductase yields the protein METIGRDLREMQRVPLAQSHVTALRAAGVARRYPAGTFVSRPGEPVDRFIYVVDGEIEVVNPFTDERHVPATLGPTQFMGEISFLDGGSWSMAMRTVRDTDVIEVPRTDMLRLMSEIPEMSDIVITVLAARRRRQIEARDGNLVLLGEDSDGAVRRIADFASRNRLPYQSYALGSPEAEAVATSCTISADSPAVIFGKDNVISDPTPDKVARLLGLNRELVEDESFDVVIVGGGPAGVAAGVYAGAEGLSALVVEDTAIGGQAGTSSRIENYMGFPTGISGADLVWRGEVQAMKFGTRFAMPRRVANLERLGDGKFCATFDNGQRVRAGAVVVATGVQYRRLPIDRLSAFEGNGVYYSATENEARFCRGAETAVIGGGNSAGQAAMFLSRSAKHVRLLVRGSSLAASMSHYLSSRLEADPAITIEYGVEVIAVDGDEHLEALTLRNCDDGTTRNFPTCALFVMVGAAPNTGWLSGLVDLDEKGFVRTGEAAGGHSQYATSCPGVFAVGDVRAGSIKRVASSVGEGSVVISSAWEFLQT from the coding sequence ACGGAGAAATCGAGGTGGTGAACCCCTTCACGGACGAACGCCATGTTCCTGCCACCCTTGGCCCCACCCAGTTCATGGGCGAAATCTCGTTTCTCGATGGCGGCAGTTGGTCGATGGCCATGCGGACCGTGCGCGATACCGATGTTATCGAGGTACCGCGCACGGACATGCTGCGTCTCATGTCAGAGATTCCGGAGATGTCGGATATCGTCATCACGGTCCTGGCGGCCCGCCGCCGCCGTCAGATCGAAGCCCGCGACGGAAATCTGGTCCTACTTGGCGAAGATTCCGACGGAGCAGTCCGGCGTATCGCCGATTTCGCGAGCCGCAATCGGCTACCCTACCAATCGTATGCTCTGGGAAGCCCCGAAGCTGAAGCGGTCGCGACAAGCTGCACGATCTCTGCCGATAGCCCCGCAGTCATTTTCGGGAAGGACAACGTCATAAGCGACCCGACGCCCGATAAGGTGGCTCGGTTGCTTGGTCTCAACAGGGAGTTGGTGGAGGATGAAAGTTTTGACGTCGTAATCGTCGGTGGCGGGCCGGCAGGTGTGGCGGCAGGCGTCTATGCCGGCGCTGAGGGTCTGAGTGCGCTTGTGGTGGAGGATACGGCGATCGGCGGGCAGGCAGGCACGTCGAGCCGCATCGAGAATTATATGGGGTTCCCCACCGGCATTTCAGGCGCGGATCTGGTTTGGCGCGGTGAAGTTCAGGCGATGAAGTTTGGGACGCGGTTCGCCATGCCACGCCGCGTCGCGAACCTTGAGCGACTGGGCGATGGTAAATTCTGCGCCACTTTTGACAATGGGCAGCGGGTCAGGGCCGGGGCAGTAGTAGTGGCGACCGGTGTGCAATATCGGCGACTTCCTATCGACCGGCTCTCCGCCTTTGAAGGTAATGGCGTCTATTACTCCGCAACAGAGAATGAAGCGCGCTTCTGCCGTGGGGCTGAGACCGCCGTGATAGGTGGCGGAAATTCAGCGGGGCAGGCTGCGATGTTCCTGAGCCGATCCGCGAAGCACGTCCGATTGCTGGTTCGTGGATCCTCGCTGGCGGCTTCGATGTCTCATTACTTGTCCAGTCGTCTCGAAGCTGATCCGGCGATCACGATCGAATATGGGGTTGAAGTGATCGCCGTGGATGGGGACGAGCACCTCGAAGCGCTTACCCTGCGAAATTGCGACGATGGAACGACCCGCAATTTTCCAACCTGTGCCCTGTTCGTGATGGTAGGCGCAGCCCCAAATACGGGATGGCTTTCGGGCCTTGTGGACCTCGACGAAAAGGGCTTCGTTCGCACAGGAGAGGCCGCGGGAGGCCATTCGCAATATGCAACATCATGCCCTGGAGTTTTTGCGGTTGGCGACGTACGCGCAGGTTCCATCAAGCGGGTTGCCTCCTCCGTTGGCGAAGGCTCAGTGGTGATCTCAAGTGCCTGGGAGTTTTTGCAAACCTAG